One Motacilla alba alba isolate MOTALB_02 chromosome 15, Motacilla_alba_V1.0_pri, whole genome shotgun sequence DNA segment encodes these proteins:
- the SEC14L2 gene encoding SEC14-like protein 2: MSGRVGDLSPQQAEVLAQFREKLKDVLPSLPSQDDYFLLKWLRARSFDLPKAEAMLRKHVEVRKHMDADNIIAWEPPEVIRKYMSGGLCGYDREGSPVRYEIIGPLDAKGLLFSASKQDLIKNKFRDCELLRQACDQQSEKLGKKIEMVMMVYDCEGLGLKHLWKPAVDTYGEILSMFEENYPESLKRLFIVKAPKLFPVAYNLVKHFLSEDTRKKVVVLGSNWKEVLQKYIDPAQIPVEYGGTLTDPDGDPKCSSKINYGGDVPQHYYVRDQLAQKYEHSVVVNRGSSHQVEYEILFPGCVLRWQFRSDGADIGFGVYLKTKVGERQRAGDMTEVLPNQRYNAHMVPEDGTLTCSTPGIYVLRFDNTYSFLHSKKVSYSVEVLLPDTASAQQIQGESPNHSP; encoded by the exons ATGAGCGGCCGCGTCGGGGACCTGAGCCCGCAGCAGGCGGAGGTGCTggcccag TTCCGGGAGAAGCTGAAGGACGTGCTGCCCTCCCTACCCTCCCAGGACGACTATTTCCTCCTGAAATGGCTCCGAG CACGCTCCTTCGACCTGCCCAAGGCAGAGGCCATGCTCCGCAAG CACGTCGAGGTCCGCAAGCACATGGACGCCGACAACATCATCGCCTGGGAGCCGCCTGAG GTGATTCGGAAGTACATGTCCGGCGGGCTGTGCGGCTACGACCGGGAGGGCAGCCCGGTGCGCTACGAGATCATCGGGCCGCTGGACGCCAAGGGGCTGCTCTTCTCCGCCTCCAAGCAGGACCTGATCAAGAACAAGTTCCGGGACTGTGAGCTGCTCCGGCAAGCGTGTGACCAGCAGAGTGAAAAG ctgggcaAGAAGATTGAGATGGTGATGATGGTGTACGACTGTGAGGGCCTGGGCCTGAAGCACCTCTGGAAGCCAGCTGTGGACACGTATGGGGAG ATCCTGTCCATGTTCGAGGAGAATTACCCTGAGTCCCTCAAGCGCCTCTTTATCGTGAAGG cccccaaGCTCTTCCCCGTGGCCTACAACCTGGTCAAGCACTTCCTGAGCGAGGACACGCGCAAGAAGGTCGTGGTGTTGGGAT CCAACTGGAAGGAGGTCCTGCAGAAGTACATCGACCCCGCGCAGATCCCGGTGGAGTACGGGGGGACGCTGACGGACCCTGACGGGGACCCCAAGTGCTCCAGCAAG ATAAACTACGGGGGGGACGTGCCCCAGCATTACTACGTGCGGGACCAGCTGGCACAGAAGTATGAGCACTCGGTCGTGGTCAACCGGGGCTCGTCCCACCAGGTCGAGTACGAGATCCTCTTCCCCGGCTGCGTCCTCAG GTGGCAGTTCCGCTCCGACGGCGCTGACATCGGCTTCGGGGTGTACCTGAAGACCAAGGTCGGGGAGCGGCAGCGGGCGGGCGACATGACCGAGGTGCTCCCCAACCAGCGCTACAACGCACACATGGTGCCCGAGGACGGCACCCTCACCTGCTCCACGCCCGGCATCT ATGTCCTGCGCTTCGACAACACCTACAGCTTCCTCCACTCCAAGAAGGTGAGCTACAGcgtggaggtgctgctgcccgACACCGCCTCGGCCCAGCAGATCCAGGGGGAGTCCCCCAACCAcagcccctga